Proteins co-encoded in one Saccharomyces cerevisiae S288C chromosome II, complete sequence genomic window:
- the SLA1 gene encoding cytoskeletal protein-binding protein SLA1 (Cytoskeletal protein binding protein; required for assembly of the cortical actin cytoskeleton; interacts with proteins regulating actin dynamics and proteins required for endocytosis; found in the nucleus and cell cortex; has 3 SH3 domains with a PH-like domain amid them at residues 253-339 which confers lipid-binding properties), whose amino-acid sequence MTVFLGIYRAVYAYEPQTPEELAIQEDDLLYLLQKSDIDDWWTVKKRVIGSDSEEPVGLVPSTYIEEAPVLKKVRAIYDYEQVQNADEELTFHENDVFDVFDDKDADWLLVKSTVSNEFGFIPGNYVEPENGSTSKQEQAPAAAEAPAATPAAAPASAAVLPTNFLPPPQHNDRARMMQSKEDQAPDEDEEGPPPAMPARPTATTETTDATAAAVRSRTRLSYSDNDNDDEEDDYYYNSNSNNVGNHEYNTEYHSWNVTEIEGRKKKKAKLSIGNNKINFIPQKGTPHEWSIDKLVSYDNEKKHMFLEFVDPYRSLELHTGNTTTCEEIMNIIGEYKGASRDPGLREVEMASKSKKRGIVQYDFMAESQDELTIKSGDKVYILDDKKSKDWWMCQLVDSGKSGLVPAQFIEPVRDKKHTESTASGIIKSIKKNFTKSPSRSRSRSRSKSNANASWKDDELQNDVVGSAAGKRSRKSSLSSHKKNSSATKDFPNPKKSRLWVDRSGTFKVDAEFIGCAKGKIHLHKANGVKIAVAADKLSNEDLAYVEKITGFSLEKFKANDGSSSRGTDSRDSERERRRRLKEQEEKERDRRLKERELYELKKARELLDEERSRLQEKELPPIKPPRPTSTTSVPNTTSVPPAESSNNNNSSNKYDWFEFFLNCGVDVSNCQRYTINFDREQLTEDMMPDINNSMLRTLGLREGDIVRVMKHLDKKFGRENIASIPTNATGNMFSQPDGSLNVATSPETSLPQQLLPQTTSPAQTAPSTSAETDDAWTVKPASKSESNLLSKKSEFTGSMQDLLDLQPLEPKKAAASTPEPNLKDLEPVKTGGTTVPAAPVSSAPVSSAPAPLDPFKTGGNNILPLSTGFVMMPMITGGDMLPMQRTGGFVVPQTTFGMQSQVTGGILPVQKTGNGLIPISNTGGAMMPQTTFGAAATVLPLQKTGGGLIPIATTGGAQFPQTSFNVQGQQQLPTGSILPVQKTANGLISANTGVSMPTVQRTGGTMIPQTSFGVSQQLTGGAMMTQPQNTGSAMMPQTSFNAVPQITGGAMMPQTSFNALPQVTGGAMMPLQRTGGALNTFNTGGAMIPQTSFSSQAQNTGGFRPQSQFGLTLQKTGGIAPLNQNQFTGGAMNTLSTGGVLQQQQPQTMNTFNTGGVMQELQMMTTFNTGGAMQQPQMMNTFNTDGIMQQPQMMNTFNTGGAMQQPQQQALQNQPTGFGFGNGPQQSRQANIFNATASNPFGF is encoded by the coding sequence ATGACTGTGTTTCTGGGCATCTATAGGGCCGTCTATGCCTATGAGCCGCAGACACCAGAAGAACTGGCCATCCAAGAAGACGATCTGTTGTACCTCTTACAGAAGTCAGACATTGACGATTGGTGGAcagtaaagaaaagagtCATTGGTTCCGATAGCGAAGAACCGGTGGGTCTAGTGCCCTCCACTTACATTGAAGAAGCTCCtgttttgaagaaggtaAGAGCCATTTATGATTATGAACAGGTGCAAAATGctgatgaagaattgaCGTTTCATGAAAATGACGTTTTTGATGTATTCGATGATAAAGATGCTGATTGGCTGTTGGTTAAGTCTACCGTTTCCAATGAATTCGGCTTCATTCCAGGCAATTACGTCGAACCAGAGAATGGGTCCACTTCCAAGCAGGAACAGGCTCCCGCTGCCGCTGAAGCTCCTGCAGCTACTCCTGCAGCCGCTCCTGCTTCTGCTGCCGTACTACCCACCAACTTTTTACCACCTCCTCAACACAATGATAGAGCTCGTATGATGCAAAGTAAAGAAGACCAAGCTCCagatgaggatgaagagGGCCCTCCTCCTGCCATGCCTGCAAGACCAACGGCTACTACCGAAACTACTGATGCCACCGCTGCGGCTGTTCGATCTCGTACAAGACTATCATACAGCGATAACGAtaatgacgatgaagaggatgatTACTAttacaacagcaacagcaacaacgTTGGAAATCACGAATACAATACAGAGTATCACTCTTGGAACGTTACCGAAATCGAgggaaggaaaaagaagaaggccAAGCTATCAATCGGTAACAACAAGATAAACTTCATACCCCAAAAGGGGACTCCTCATGAGTGGtcaattgataaattggTCTCTTATGATaacgaaaagaaacacATGTTCTTGGAATTTGTTGATCCATATAGAAGCCTTGAATTACACACTGGTAATACCACCACATGTGAAGAGATCATGAACATTATTGGTGAATATAAAGGTGCTTCCCGTGATCCTGGGTTGAGAGAAGTCGAAATGGCTTCCAAATCCAAAAAGAGAGGTATTGTTCAATATGACTTCATGGCTGAATCACAGGACGAATTAACCATAAAATCAGGCGATAAAGTCTACATTTtagatgataaaaaatctaaGGACTGGTGGATGTGCCAACTGGTTGATTCAGGGAAAAGCGGTCTCGTTCCTGCACAGTTTATTGAGCCTGTTCGTGACAAAAAACATACTGAATCTACAGCAAGCGGTATCATCAAGTCtatcaagaaaaacttCACCAAATCTCCATCTAGGTCGAGATCTAGATCAAGATCTAAATCCAATGCCAATGCCAGTTGgaaagatgatgaactaCAAAACGATGTTGTAGGTAGTGCTGCCGGTAAAAGGtcaagaaaaagttcattGTCCTCtcacaaaaaaaactctTCGGCGACCAAAGATTTCCCCaatccaaaaaaatcgCGTCTATGGGTTGATAGAAGTGGTACTTTCAAAGTGGATGCAGAATTCATTGGATGTGCTAAGGGGAAAATCCACTTGCACAAGGCTAATGGTGTCAAGATTGCTGTCGCCGCTGATAAACTATCCAATGAAGATTTAGCGTATGtggaaaaaattactgGGTTCTCCTTAGAGAAATTTAAGGCGAATGATGGGTCTAGTTCCCGTGGCACTGATTCAAGAGACTctgaaagagaaagaagaaggagaTTGAAGGAGCAGGAGGAAAAAGAACGCGATAGGAGATTGAAAGAGCGTGAATTATacgaattgaaaaaagccAGAGAACTCCtagatgaagaaagatcAAGGTTGcaagaaaaggaattgCCTCCAATAAAACCACCAAGACCAACCTCTACTACCTCCGTTCCAAATACGACGTCCGTACCACCAGCCGAAAGCagcaataacaacaacTCCAGTAACAAATATGATTGGTtcgaatttttcttgaattgcGGCGTTGATGTAAGCAATTGTCAAAGATATAcaataaattttgataGAGAACAGCTTACTGAAGACATGATGCCTGACATCAATAACTCAATGTTAAGAACCTTGGGTCTGCGCGAAGGTGATATTGTTAGAGTAATGAAACATCTTGACAAGAAATTTGGAAGAGAAAATATTGCATCAATTCCTACAAATGCCACTGGAAATATGTTTTCACAACCTGATGGTTCATTGAACGTTGCTACAAGTCCGGAAACCTCACTGCCTCAGCAATTGTTGCCACAAACAACAAGTCCTGCTCAAACAGCTCCTTCCACATCAGCTGAGACAGATGATGCTTGGACTGTTAAACCGGCTTCTAAGTCTGAATCTAATTTACTCTCTAAGAAATCAGAATTTACTGGTTCCATGCAGGATTTATTAGACTTGCAACCTTTAGAACCTAAAAAGGCAGCTGCCTCGACACCTGAACCAAACCTAAAAGATTTGGAACCCGTGAAAACTGGCGGCACCACTGTTCCTGCTGCTCCGGTTTCATCTGCTCCGGTTTCATCTGCTCCCGCTCCATTGGATCCATTCAAAACCGGTGGCAACAATATCTTACCCTTATCTACTGGCTTTGTGATGATGCCAATGATTACTGGGGGCGATATGCTGCCTATGCAAAGAACCGGCGGCTTCGTTGTACCACAAACAACTTTTGGTATGCAATCGCAAGTTACTGGTGGTATCCTACCTGTTCAAAAGACAGGAAATGGGTTAATTCCTATCTCTAACACTGGCGGCGCAATGATGCCACAAACTACGTTCGGCGCAGCAGCTACCGTCTTACCTCTGCAAAAAACTGGAGGTGGCCTAATACCAATTGCCACCACAGGAGGTGCGCAATTCCCGCAAACTTCATTCAATGTTCAGGGGCAACAACAACTTCCAACAGGTTCAATATTACCTGTCCAAAAAACTGCTAATGGATTAATTTCAGCTAATACTGGTGTCTCAATGCCAACTGTACAAAGAACAGGCGGCACTATGATTCCACAAACATCATTTGGCGTTTCACAGCAATTAACAGGTGGTGCAATGATGACCCAACCTCAAAATACAGGGAGTGCCATGATGCCTCAAACATCCTTCAATGCTGTACCACAAATTACTGGAGGAGCAATGATGCCTCAAACGTCCTTCAATGCTTTACCACAAGTTACAGGGGGAGCAATGATGCCTTTGCAGAGAACTGGTGGTGCTTTGAATACATTTAATACTGGAGGCGCCATGATTCCCCAGACTTCGTTCAGCTCTCAAGCTCAAAACACTGGCGGGTTCCGGCCGCAATCCCAATTCGGTTTGACTTTACAAAAAACCGGAGGTATTGCGCCATTAAACCAGAACCAGTTCACTGGTGGAGCCATGAATACTTTAAGTACAGGGGGCGTTCttcaacaacagcaaccaCAAACGATGAATACCTTCAATACTGGTGGTGTTATGCAAGAGCTCCAAATGATGACTACTTTCAATACTGGTGGTGCTATGCAACAACCACAGATGATGAACACATTCAACACCGATGGAATTATGCAACAACCACAGATGATGAACACTTTTAACACTGGGGGTGCTATGCAACAACCACAACAACAAGCATTACAGAACCAACCTACTGGATTTGGGTTTGGTAATGGACCTCAACAATCAAGGCAAGCCAACATATTCAATGCTACTGCATCAAATCCGTTTGGATTCTAG
- the LDB7 gene encoding Ldb7p (Component of the RSC chromatin remodeling complex; interacts with Rsc3p, Rsc30p, Npl6p, and Htl1p to form a module important for a broad range of RSC functions) produces MSGSNMGYYDVLAGLSALEKSSQVVFSATELQQLTQQSHATDKGIEGSENSKAKVSKPKRVAVHGYLGGKVSLADAAQVEYEVGHSLLGSYVPRQQLEALSSVDFSHHFHRTLECKAALETHDVFLAGAGQLSLPFQSHIESPRNSEAKRKRKVIICKRCQSRFIGSHRRSQLREHACVD; encoded by the coding sequence ATGAGTGGAAGTAATATGGGATACTATGACGTACTCGCAGGGCTTTCAGCGCTGGAAAAGTCATCCCAGGTAGTGTTCAGTGCGACTGAGCTTCAACAGCTTACGCAACAATCTCATGCTACCGACAAGGGCATAGAGGGCAGTGAGAATAGTAAAGCGAAGGTATCCAAGCCCAAAAGAGTAGCTGTACATGGTTACCTAGGCGGTAAAGTGTCGCTCGCCGATGCGGCACAGGTGGAGTATGAAGTAGGCCATTCACTGCTGGGCAGTTATGTGCCACGCCAGCAGTTGGAAGCCCTGTCAAGTGTCGACTTTTCGCACCATTTCCACCGCACATTAGAATGCAAAGCTGCTCTAGAGACACACGATGTTTTTCTTGCCGGCGCAGGACAATTGTCTCTACCCTTCCAATCACACATAGAGAGCCCCAGGAATAGCGAGGctaaaaggaaaagaaaagtgatAATATGCAAACGGTGTCAATCACGATTTATAGGTTCCCATAGGCGGTCTCAACTTAGAGAACATGCCTGCGTAGATTAA
- the PDR3 gene encoding drug-responsive transcription factor PDR3 (Transcriptional activator of the pleiotropic drug resistance network; regulates expression of ATP-binding cassette (ABC) transporters through binding to cis-acting PDRE sites (PDR responsive elements); has a role in response to drugs and organic solvents; post-translationally up-regulated in cells lacking functional mitochondrial genome; involved in diauxic shift; relative distribution to nucleus increases upon DNA replication stress; APCC(Cdh1) substrate), with protein MKVKKSTRSKVSTACVNCRKRKIKCTGKYPCTNCISYDCTCVFLKKHLPQKEDSSQSLPTTAVAPPSSHANVEASADVQHLDTAIKLDNQYYFKLMNDLIQTPVSPSATHAPDTSNNPTNDNNILFKDDSKYQNQLVTYQNILTNLYALPPCDDTQLLIDKTKSQLNNLINSWNPEINYPKLSSFSPRPQRSIETYLLTNKYRNKIHMTRFSFWTDQMVKSQSPDSFLATTPLVDEVFGLFSPIQAFSLRGIGYLIKKNIENTGSSMLIDTKETIYLILRLFDLCYEHLIQGCISISNPLENYLQKIKQTPTTTASASLPTSPAPLSNDLVISVIHQLPQPFIQSITGFTTTQLIENLHDSFSMFRIVTQMYAQHRKRFAEFLNQAFSLPHQEKSVLFSSFCSSEYLLSTLCYAYYNVTLYHMLDINTLDYLEILVSLLEIQNEIDERFGFEKMLEVAVTCSTKMGLSRWEYYVGIDENTAERRRKIWWKIYSLEKRFLTDLGDLSLINEHQMNCLLPKDFRDMGFINHKEFLTKIGTSSLSPSSPKLKNLSLSRLIEYGELAIAQIVGDFFSETLYNEKFTSLEVSVKPTIIRQKLLEKVFEDIESFRLKLAKIKLHTSRVFQVAHCKYPEYPKNDLIEAAKFVSYHKNTWFSILGAVNNLIARLSEDPEVITEQSMKYANEMFQEWREINQFLIQVDTDFIVWACLDFYELIFFVMASKFYVEDPHITLEDVINTLKVFKRITNIISFFNNNLDEKDYDCQTFREFSRSSSLVAISIRIIFLKYCYAEQIDRAEFIERLKEVEPGLSDLLREFFDTRSFIYRYMLKSVEKSGFHLIIRKMLESDYKFLYRDKLATGNIPDQGNSSQISQLYDSTAPSYNNASASAANSPLKLSSLLNSGEESYTQDASENVPCNLRHQDRSLQQTKRQHSAPSQISANENNIYNLGTLEEFVSSGDLTDLYHTLWNDNTSYPFL; from the coding sequence atgaaagtgaagaaaTCAACTAGATCAAAAGTTTCGACAGCATGTGTCAATTGcagaaaaaggaaaatcaaaTGCACAGGTAAATATCCATGTACCAACTGCATTTCTTACGATTGTACGTGTGTATTCCTAAAAAAACATTTACCGCAGAAGGAGGATAGTTCCCAGTCTTTGCCTACTACAGCTGTTGCTCCACCCTCTTCCCACGCCAATGTAGAGGCTTCAGCAGATGTACAGCATCTGGACACTGCGATTAAGCTAGATAATCAATATTACTTCAAACTGATGAACGACCTGATACAGACTCCAGTCTCTCCGAGTGCGACGCATGCTCCTGATACTTCCAATAATCCTActaatgataataatattctCTTTAAAGATGATtccaaatatcaaaatcaacTGGTTACgtatcaaaatattctgacAAATTTGTACGCTCTGCCGCCTTGTGATGACACTCAGCTCTTGATTGATAAAACGAAGTCGCAGTTGAATAACCTGATTAACAGTTGGAATCCCGAAATAAACTACCCCAAGCTTTCCAGTTTCTCTCCTCGCCCACAAAGATCGATAGAAACGTATCTTTTAACCAACAAGtatagaaataaaatacaCATGACGAGGTTCTCCTTTTGGACAGACCAAATGGTTAAATCACAAAGTCCAGATTCATTTCTAGCCACCACTCCACTAGTAGATGAAGTATTTGGTCTTTTCTCTCCAATACAGGCTTTTTCACTAAGAGGTATAGGATAtttaattaaaaaaaatatcgaAAACACGGGTTCATCGATGTTAATAGATACAAAGGAAACTATTTATCTAATATTAAGATTGTTTGATTTGTGTTATGAACATTTGATCCAAGGTTGCATCTCTATTTCTAATCCATTAGAGAActatcttcaaaaaataaagcaaaCTCCTACTACGACGGCATCTGCTAGTTTGCCTACTTCCCCAGCACCTTTATCTAACGATTTAGTCATTTCTGTTATTCATCAACTACCTCAGCCATTTATACAATCGATTACCGGGTTTACGACTACTCAATTGATAGAAAATTTACATGATTCATTTTCGATGTTTCGAATAGTTACTCAAATGTATGCTCAACATAGGAAGCGCTTTGCGGAATTTTTAAACCAAGCTTTCTCCTTGCCCCATCAAGAAAAGAGTGTTTTATTCTCGTCATTCTGCTCATCAGAATATCTTCTATCTACTCTTTGTTACGCATACTACAATGTTACCCTATATCACATGTTGGACATAAACACTTTAGATTACCTAGAGATTTTAGTGTCATTGCTAGAAAtccaaaatgaaattgatgagcgttttggatttgaaaaaatgctaGAAGTTGCGGTTACATGCTCCACTAAGATGGGATTGTCTCGTTGGGAGTATTATGTTGGAATAGACGAAAATACTGCCGAAcggagaagaaaaatatggtGGAAAATATACAGTCTGGAAAAGCGTTTTTTAACTGATCTTGGTGATTTATCCTTAATAAATGAACATCAAATGAATTGTCTCTTGCCGAAGGATTTCAGGGACATGGGATTCATTAACCATAAAGAATTTTTAACGAAAATTGGTACGTCCTCTTTATCACCGTCATCGCCCAAGCTAAAAAACTTGTCATTGTCCAGGCTTATTGAATATGGTGAGTTAGCGATAGCCCAAATTGTTggagattttttttcagagaCTCTTTATAATGAGAAATTCACGTCTTTAGAAGTATCCGTTAAACCCACAATTATCAGACAAAAGTTATTGGAGAAAGTTTTTGAGGACATTGAATCTTTTAGGTTAAAATTGGCCAAAATAAAGCTTCACACCTCAAGAGTTTTTCAAGTAGCTCACTGCAAATATCCAGAATATCCAAAAAACGATCTAATTGAAGCAGCTAAATTTGTAAGTTACCATAAAAATACATGGTTCTCCATCTTGGGTGCTGTTAACAATCTTATTGCTAGGCTATCTGAAGATCCAGAGGTGATAACTGAGCAAAGCATGAAATATGCGAATGAAATGTTTCAAGAATGGAGGGAAATTAATCAATTCTTAATACAGGTTGATACTGATTTTATTGTTTGGGCATGTTTGGACTTTTATGAACTGATATTTTTCGTGATGgcttcaaaattttatgTGGAAGACCCGCACATCACTTTAGAGGATGTTATCAACactttgaaagtttttaaGAGAATAACTaacattatttctttttttaataataatttgGACGAGAAGGATTATGATTGTCAAACTTTCAGGGAGTTTTCGAGAAGTTCGAGTTTGGTTGCCATATCCATAAGAATcatatttttaaaatactGCTATGCCGAACAAATTGATAGAGCCGAATTCATCGAACGTTTGAAAGAAGTTGAACCGGGTCTAAGTGACCTTTTGCGTGAGTTTTTTGATACCCGCTCTTTTATTTACAGGTACATGTTGAAATCCGTTGAAAAATCAGGCTTTCATTTAATAATTAGAAAAATGTTAGAAAGCGActataaatttttgtatAGAGACAAATTGGCCACTGGTAATATTCCAGACCAAGGAAATTCAAGCCAAATTTCTCAGTTGTATGACAGTACTGCTCCTTCATACAACAATGCTTCTGCCTCAGCAGCAAACTCACCGTTGAAGTTATCGTCTTTGTTGAACTCTGGAGAGGAATCGTACACTCAAGACGCATCAGAAAATGTTCCATGTAATCTGCGGCATCAAGATCGATCGTTACAACAGACAAAAAGACAACATTCTGCGCCTAGCCAAATAAGCGCTAATGAGAATAATATATACAACTTGGGTACTTTAGAGGAGTTTGTCAGCAGTGGTGACCTGACTGATTTATATCATACTCTGTGGAATGACAATACTTCATATCCCTTCTTATGA